In Selenomonas dianae, a genomic segment contains:
- a CDS encoding TonB family protein, producing the protein MHYQTHWRLAFVLAFFFHIVAWLFLMVLIPHVFKALETPPQEEPMEWVELAEDLGMPEEEQQEEEPPPPPPPPPEPEQEEEEPAVVEAEVPEEAITEILKEVEEPPEKEAPKVLSSGTGKQIGMPGKILHAEQPPYGVIEFKGRIAVSAHIGTDGKVMWTKIQISSGNTLYDRMARRIVEKQWKFEPAKDRNGQAMESDMQCPVYFNMKPARKIK; encoded by the coding sequence GTGCACTATCAGACACATTGGCGGCTCGCCTTTGTCCTCGCGTTCTTCTTCCACATTGTTGCGTGGCTTTTCCTCATGGTGCTCATCCCTCATGTGTTCAAGGCTCTTGAAACACCTCCGCAGGAGGAGCCGATGGAGTGGGTCGAACTCGCGGAGGACTTGGGGATGCCGGAGGAGGAGCAGCAGGAGGAGGAACCTCCGCCGCCCCCGCCCCCGCCGCCCGAACCTGAGCAGGAGGAAGAAGAACCTGCCGTGGTCGAGGCGGAGGTACCCGAGGAAGCCATTACAGAGATCCTGAAGGAAGTCGAGGAACCCCCCGAGAAGGAAGCCCCGAAGGTGCTCAGCTCGGGTACCGGCAAGCAGATCGGTATGCCGGGCAAAATTCTCCACGCAGAGCAGCCGCCCTATGGTGTCATTGAGTTCAAGGGGCGCATCGCTGTTTCGGCGCATATCGGCACGGACGGCAAGGTCATGTGGACGAAGATTCAAATTTCCTCGGGGAACACACTCTATGACCGTATGGCGCGGCGTATTGTCGAGAAACAATGGAAATTTGAGCCCGCGAAGGATCGCAACGGACAGGCGATGGAATCCGATATGCAGTGTCCTGTTTATTTCAACATGAAGCCCGCACGCAAGATCAAATAG
- a CDS encoding aminopeptidase — protein MSDDKKASVWSKYTEAERAAVDALAYGYIDFLSDCKTERESVTEAVRLAQVAGYRDLADVVAKGGTLKAGDKVYAVNMKKAIVLFHIGTEPMEHGMNILGAHIDTCRLDVKQNPLYEDNGLAYFDTHYYGGIKKYQWVTIPLALHGVVVKKDGTVVEIALGEKADDPVFCVTDLLVHLSQEQLEKKAAKVIEGEKLDVLIGGYALKKDDKESVKDGILALLKEHYDIAEEDFNSAELTLVPAGRARELGFDRSMVLGYGQDDRVCSYTALCSMLETVAPKRTACCLLVDKEEIGSVGATGMQSRFFENMVAEVLSACGQYTEIALRRTLAHSKMLSSDVSSAYDGLYADAFEKKNVAYLGRGMVFNKFTGARGKSGSSDARAEYLGELRRMMDENNVSYQLAELGRVDLGGGGTIAYIMARYGMDVIDNGVAVMSMHAPWEVTSKADIYEMKKGYDVFLRNA, from the coding sequence ATGAGTGACGATAAGAAGGCATCGGTCTGGTCGAAATACACGGAGGCGGAGCGTGCGGCAGTCGATGCACTCGCGTACGGCTACATTGATTTCCTCTCGGACTGCAAGACGGAGCGCGAGAGCGTGACGGAGGCGGTGCGTCTGGCGCAGGTGGCGGGCTACCGCGACCTTGCGGATGTCGTTGCAAAGGGCGGCACGCTGAAGGCGGGGGACAAGGTCTACGCCGTCAACATGAAGAAGGCAATCGTGCTCTTTCACATCGGGACGGAGCCGATGGAGCATGGCATGAACATCCTCGGTGCGCACATCGACACCTGCCGCCTTGATGTGAAGCAGAACCCGCTGTATGAGGACAATGGTCTGGCATATTTCGACACGCACTACTACGGCGGCATCAAGAAGTACCAGTGGGTGACGATCCCGCTCGCTTTGCATGGTGTTGTCGTAAAGAAGGATGGCACGGTGGTGGAGATCGCACTCGGTGAGAAGGCGGACGATCCCGTGTTCTGCGTGACGGATCTGCTCGTCCATCTCTCGCAGGAGCAGCTTGAGAAAAAGGCGGCGAAGGTCATCGAGGGCGAGAAGCTGGATGTGCTCATCGGCGGCTACGCGCTGAAAAAAGACGACAAGGAATCTGTAAAGGATGGGATTCTCGCTCTGCTCAAGGAGCACTATGACATCGCCGAGGAGGACTTCAACTCGGCGGAGCTGACGCTCGTTCCGGCGGGACGTGCACGCGAGCTTGGCTTTGACCGCAGCATGGTGCTCGGCTACGGGCAGGACGACCGCGTCTGCTCCTACACGGCGCTGTGCTCCATGCTTGAGACGGTCGCACCGAAGCGTACGGCGTGCTGTCTGCTCGTAGACAAGGAGGAGATCGGCAGCGTCGGTGCGACAGGGATGCAGTCACGGTTCTTTGAGAATATGGTTGCGGAGGTGCTCTCCGCTTGCGGGCAGTATACGGAGATTGCCCTGCGCCGCACCCTCGCACATTCGAAAATGCTCTCGTCGGACGTCTCAAGCGCGTACGATGGGCTCTATGCGGATGCGTTTGAGAAGAAGAATGTCGCCTACCTCGGGCGCGGCATGGTGTTCAACAAGTTCACGGGCGCACGCGGTAAGTCCGGATCGAGCGATGCGCGTGCGGAATACCTCGGCGAGCTGCGCCGCATGATGGACGAGAACAACGTCAGCTATCAGCTTGCGGAACTCGGGCGCGTTGATCTCGGCGGCGGCGGGACGATCGCCTACATCATGGCACGCTACGGCATGGACGTGATCGACAACGGTGTTGCTGTCATGAGTATGCACGCGCCGTGGGAAGTCACGAGCAAGGCTGACATCTACGAGATGAAGAAGGGCTATGACGTGTTTCTGCGGAATGCGTGA
- a CDS encoding iron transporter, translated as MKKSGLSLLKKALAIGAVAFSTFAINANVSEAAFEEFPIGDEIEDSTNHFKVALVYFQPVTMDGGMSLPADQADIHIETDIHATEGNECGFGVGEWIPYLTVHYKFTKRETGESIEGVFMPMSADDGPHYGANVKMLGAGTYDCDFSIDSPVRQNYMLHTDPETGVPGRFWTEPVKMHWVFDYVPRKW; from the coding sequence ATGAAGAAATCCGGTCTCAGTTTGCTCAAGAAGGCGCTTGCTATCGGCGCTGTCGCATTCTCCACGTTCGCGATCAATGCGAATGTCAGCGAAGCTGCGTTCGAGGAGTTCCCGATCGGTGACGAGATCGAGGATTCGACGAACCACTTCAAGGTTGCACTCGTATACTTCCAGCCGGTTACGATGGATGGCGGCATGAGCCTTCCTGCGGATCAGGCGGATATTCACATTGAGACGGATATCCATGCAACCGAGGGCAACGAGTGCGGCTTCGGTGTCGGCGAGTGGATTCCCTATCTGACGGTGCACTACAAGTTCACGAAGCGTGAGACGGGCGAGAGCATCGAGGGCGTGTTCATGCCGATGAGCGCGGACGACGGCCCGCACTACGGCGCGAATGTCAAGATGCTCGGCGCAGGCACGTATGACTGCGACTTCTCGATCGACAGCCCCGTACGCCAGAACTATATGCTCCACACCGATCCCGAGACGGGCGTTCCGGGGCGTTTCTGGACCGAGCCGGTCAAGATGCACTGGGTGTTCGACTACGTTCCGCGTAAGTGGTAA
- a CDS encoding ExbD/TolR family protein — MRRNFHEVREPLVMIIPMIDIMLFLLVFFMLSTMYMVNASTVQVNLPQATSAKQDTRPHIVSITVTEEGKILFDRDEEPTRELTARVKTQLEDDPDTVFVVRGDKKADYQYVVAVFDALKEAGTRHVSIATETGGV; from the coding sequence ATGCGTCGTAATTTTCATGAGGTGCGCGAACCGCTCGTCATGATTATCCCGATGATCGATATCATGCTCTTTCTGCTCGTATTCTTTATGCTCAGTACGATGTATATGGTGAACGCGAGCACGGTGCAGGTCAATCTCCCGCAGGCGACGAGCGCAAAGCAGGATACACGCCCGCACATCGTCTCCATCACGGTGACGGAGGAGGGCAAGATCCTCTTTGACCGTGACGAAGAACCGACGCGGGAACTCACGGCGCGGGTCAAGACACAGCTTGAGGATGATCCCGATACGGTGTTCGTTGTGCGCGGTGACAAGAAGGCGGACTATCAGTATGTTGTCGCCGTCTTTGACGCACTGAAAGAGGCGGGGACACGCCACGTATCCATCGCGACGGAGACGGGAGGGGTCTGA
- a CDS encoding ABC transporter permease, producing the protein MMNRYKMFFIMVANSLLRRRARMAIALLAVAIGATIISGMITVYKEVPEQMGRAFRAYGANLLILPGTDKGMIQEDSIAAVRKSLAGYEIVGITPFLYDTLLINHQTVMAGGTDFAVLQEVSPYWQIRGDWPTPGEKEILLGAEFAAKLRVNPGDTITVSGGEGTIVSDYRVSGIVRTGGNEENFVFVSLPEMQSMKGRPGELSLAQVSVVAGQDELARAEEKIRTDVPGVQPQLVKQIAQSEGTVLGKLQALVLIVTVVVLVLTLICVSTTMMAIVTERRREIGLKKALGADNRHIVAEFFGEGCLLGALGGVLGSGFGYLFAQSVSVNVFGRGIEFSATIVVVALVMSIFVTGLASLLPVRIATNVDPAIILRGE; encoded by the coding sequence ATGATGAATCGATATAAAATGTTCTTTATCATGGTCGCGAACTCCCTGCTGCGGCGGCGTGCGCGCATGGCAATCGCGCTTCTCGCTGTCGCCATCGGCGCGACGATCATCTCGGGCATGATTACGGTCTACAAGGAAGTCCCCGAACAGATGGGGCGGGCGTTCCGTGCCTACGGTGCGAACCTTCTCATCCTGCCGGGTACGGATAAGGGGATGATTCAGGAGGATTCGATTGCCGCCGTACGCAAATCCCTCGCGGGCTATGAGATCGTCGGCATCACTCCATTTTTGTATGATACGCTCCTCATCAACCATCAGACGGTGATGGCGGGCGGCACGGACTTCGCCGTGCTGCAGGAGGTCAGCCCCTATTGGCAGATCCGTGGGGACTGGCCGACACCGGGGGAGAAGGAGATCCTGCTCGGAGCGGAGTTCGCGGCAAAGCTGCGTGTGAATCCCGGCGATACGATTACCGTTTCGGGCGGTGAGGGGACGATTGTGAGTGACTACCGTGTGTCCGGCATTGTCCGCACGGGTGGGAACGAAGAGAACTTCGTCTTTGTTTCGCTGCCCGAGATGCAGAGTATGAAGGGGCGTCCCGGTGAGTTGAGCCTCGCGCAGGTTTCCGTCGTTGCGGGGCAGGATGAGCTGGCACGTGCCGAGGAAAAGATACGCACGGATGTACCCGGGGTTCAGCCCCAGCTCGTCAAGCAGATTGCGCAGTCGGAGGGGACGGTGCTCGGGAAACTTCAAGCGCTCGTGCTCATCGTCACCGTCGTTGTCCTCGTCCTGACGCTCATCTGTGTTTCGACGACGATGATGGCGATTGTGACGGAACGTCGCCGTGAAATCGGTCTGAAGAAGGCGCTCGGCGCGGACAACCGTCACATTGTCGCGGAGTTTTTCGGCGAGGGGTGCCTCCTCGGTGCGCTCGGCGGCGTGCTCGGCTCGGGCTTCGGCTATCTCTTTGCACAGAGTGTCAGTGTCAACGTATTCGGGCGTGGGATTGAGTTCTCGGCGACCATCGTCGTCGTTGCACTCGTCATGTCCATCTTTGTCACGGGGCTTGCGTCGCTTCTGCCGGTACGTATTGCAACGAATGTTGATCCCGCAATCATCCTGCGCGGCGAATGA
- a CDS encoding MotA/TolQ/ExbB proton channel family protein: MYLLLLCSLTVAAIAIDRFLLYRRASQGARALEADVAAALRKKKLDEVAPAVKGKDNMVAHLIQSAVDARAAGEDVPMTIEAVYGEAAMLLRARLNYLSTIVTLAPLLGLLGTISGMIQSFSVFNLQAGQPMAITGGIGEALIATATGLLVAIFALIVHTYFAQRMDTMLTLLEKTMNTLLAGFAANDGGRSHAS, translated from the coding sequence ATGTATCTGCTGCTCCTGTGCTCACTCACGGTGGCAGCGATTGCGATTGACCGCTTTTTGCTCTATCGCCGTGCATCGCAGGGGGCGCGCGCCCTTGAGGCGGATGTCGCCGCCGCGCTCCGCAAGAAGAAGCTGGATGAAGTGGCACCCGCTGTAAAGGGGAAGGACAACATGGTTGCCCATCTCATACAGAGTGCGGTTGATGCGCGTGCGGCGGGGGAGGATGTTCCCATGACCATCGAGGCGGTCTACGGCGAGGCGGCAATGCTCCTGCGTGCGCGTCTGAACTATCTCTCGACGATTGTCACGCTTGCGCCGCTCCTTGGGCTTCTCGGCACGATCTCGGGCATGATCCAGTCGTTCAGCGTGTTCAACCTGCAGGCGGGGCAGCCCATGGCGATTACGGGCGGCATCGGAGAGGCGCTGATTGCAACAGCGACGGGACTTCTCGTCGCGATCTTTGCACTCATTGTACACACCTACTTCGCACAGCGTATGGATACGATGCTGACGCTGCTCGAAAAGACGATGAATACCCTGCTCGCCGGCTTTGCCGCAAACGATGGAGGTCGTTCTCATGCGTCGTAA
- a CDS encoding DUF2318 domain-containing protein, translating to MLQAFLQELVPALEESIKLAVPLGILLAIILPLPNQSIRHTFTRVLKWGFFLSIFMTAVRVGTRSAVNREIFESMAIILDLAAALVLCIILLRSLHRVWTAGEERVFRIAVGALTLGLFLYHGLELWLIPVGTVQVAMGEYFTLVFFVKILGFVAGIFFGFLSGYLAYKAAAALNHGRLVFVFTVQVIATAIQQIIFVMTVMMARQVFGAQALISIMAPFIDHQNMVIYAIYFVSILVPVTLFLQPRPERPIGANPAQYRQIVSRAIRRKRWGTGLLAMLVLTILVSSAGGWYANKKDVLAPAVAIKAENGLVQIPLEEVSDGHLHRYAFRSSSGTEVRVIVVQKGGSAFGVGLDACEICGATGYFERDGQIVCRLCDVVMNKATIGLPGGCNPIPVEYRVAGGAVQISADTLEAAQVHFR from the coding sequence ATGTTACAGGCGTTTCTACAAGAGCTCGTACCGGCACTTGAGGAGAGCATCAAGCTCGCCGTGCCGCTTGGCATTTTGCTTGCAATTATTCTGCCCCTGCCGAATCAAAGCATTCGCCATACCTTTACGCGCGTTCTGAAATGGGGGTTCTTCCTCTCGATCTTCATGACGGCGGTTCGCGTCGGTACACGTTCGGCGGTCAATCGAGAGATCTTCGAGAGCATGGCGATCATCCTCGATCTTGCGGCGGCACTTGTTCTGTGCATCATTCTCCTGCGCAGCCTCCATCGCGTATGGACGGCGGGGGAGGAGCGCGTGTTCCGCATTGCGGTCGGGGCGCTGACACTGGGGCTCTTTCTCTATCACGGACTCGAACTCTGGCTGATTCCCGTCGGTACGGTACAGGTGGCGATGGGCGAGTATTTTACGCTTGTGTTCTTCGTTAAAATACTTGGGTTTGTCGCCGGCATCTTCTTTGGCTTCCTCTCCGGGTACCTCGCGTACAAGGCGGCGGCGGCACTCAACCACGGGCGGCTTGTATTCGTCTTTACCGTGCAAGTCATCGCGACGGCGATTCAGCAGATCATCTTTGTCATGACGGTCATGATGGCACGGCAGGTGTTCGGTGCACAGGCGCTCATCTCCATCATGGCGCCCTTTATCGACCATCAGAACATGGTGATCTATGCCATCTATTTCGTTTCGATCCTTGTTCCTGTCACGCTCTTTTTGCAGCCGCGTCCGGAGCGCCCCATCGGGGCAAATCCCGCGCAGTACCGTCAGATCGTCTCGCGTGCGATTCGGCGCAAGCGTTGGGGGACGGGGCTTCTCGCGATGCTCGTGCTGACGATTCTCGTCTCAAGTGCGGGCGGTTGGTATGCGAACAAGAAGGACGTACTTGCTCCTGCGGTCGCCATCAAGGCGGAGAACGGGCTTGTGCAGATCCCACTGGAGGAGGTTTCGGACGGGCATCTCCACCGCTATGCGTTCCGCTCATCGAGCGGGACGGAGGTGCGTGTGATCGTTGTTCAAAAGGGCGGCTCCGCGTTCGGTGTCGGGCTGGACGCGTGTGAAATCTGCGGTGCGACGGGCTATTTCGAACGCGACGGACAGATCGTCTGTCGTCTTTGTGACGTTGTCATGAACAAGGCGACGATCGGCCTCCCCGGCGGATGCAATCCGATTCCCGTGGAGTATCGCGTGGCAGGCGGTGCGGTGCAGATTTCGGCGGATACGCTCGAAGCGGCACAGGTGCATTTCCGCTGA
- a CDS encoding ABC transporter permease, protein MFWQMVKGALIRQRGRFILIALTVALGVSLATAMLNVMFDIGEKVNQELKAFGANITVTPRNSMVLKDLYGVETTTSTHREYLDEADLGNIKTIFWTNNIVAFAPSLTTNVTLGDGGTVPFFGTWFEHTLTLPTDEVYTTGVKFMKSWWHVDGDWADDTKADEVLVGTKLAQKLGVSAGSTLSYKKPDGTDGTLTVTGILSGGGDEENQIVGSLQLAQSLANAAGKIDQVEVSAMTTPENDLARKAAENPKSLSQSEYDIWYCTSYVGSIAYQIEEVMQNAAAHPVRQIAESEGKILDKTQLLMLLITVLSLLSSSLGVSNLISANIMERSRELGLLKALGATNIAVVLSVLAEIFIAGIMGGILGYVVGLGFAQLIGENVFGSGIAVNPYVIPIIAVLMSLVLVIGSVPAIRMLLSLQPAEVLYGR, encoded by the coding sequence ATGTTTTGGCAAATGGTAAAAGGGGCGCTCATCCGCCAGCGCGGGAGGTTCATCCTCATCGCACTGACGGTTGCGCTCGGGGTCTCGCTCGCGACCGCCATGCTGAATGTCATGTTCGACATCGGCGAGAAGGTCAATCAGGAGCTGAAGGCGTTCGGCGCAAATATCACGGTTACGCCGCGCAACTCGATGGTGCTCAAGGATCTCTACGGCGTGGAAACGACGACGAGTACGCATCGTGAATATTTGGATGAAGCGGATCTCGGCAACATCAAGACGATTTTCTGGACGAACAACATCGTCGCATTCGCCCCCTCGCTGACGACGAACGTCACGCTCGGGGACGGCGGGACGGTTCCGTTCTTTGGCACGTGGTTCGAGCATACCCTCACGCTGCCGACGGATGAGGTGTACACCACGGGTGTGAAGTTCATGAAGTCGTGGTGGCACGTTGACGGTGACTGGGCGGATGATACAAAGGCGGACGAGGTGCTCGTCGGCACGAAGCTCGCGCAGAAGCTCGGCGTTTCGGCGGGCAGTACGCTCTCCTACAAAAAGCCGGACGGCACGGATGGCACACTGACAGTCACGGGCATCCTTTCGGGCGGCGGCGACGAGGAGAATCAGATTGTCGGTTCGCTCCAGCTCGCTCAGAGTCTTGCAAATGCAGCGGGTAAGATCGATCAGGTCGAGGTCAGTGCGATGACGACGCCGGAGAACGATCTCGCCCGCAAGGCGGCGGAGAACCCGAAATCGCTCTCGCAGTCGGAGTATGACATCTGGTACTGCACTTCGTACGTCGGTTCGATTGCCTATCAGATTGAGGAGGTTATGCAGAACGCGGCGGCACATCCCGTCCGTCAGATTGCCGAATCCGAGGGCAAGATCCTCGACAAGACACAGCTGCTGATGCTGCTCATCACGGTGCTCTCGCTGCTTTCGTCCAGCCTTGGTGTCAGCAACCTCATCAGCGCGAACATCATGGAGCGCAGCCGCGAACTCGGACTTTTGAAGGCGCTTGGCGCAACCAATATTGCGGTCGTGCTCTCCGTTCTGGCAGAGATCTTTATCGCCGGGATTATGGGCGGCATCCTCGGTTATGTCGTGGGGCTTGGCTTTGCCCAGCTGATCGGCGAGAATGTCTTTGGCTCGGGCATTGCGGTGAATCCGTATGTTATCCCGATCATCGCCGTGCTCATGTCGCTCGTGCTCGTGATCGGGAGCGTGCCCGCGATCCGTATGCTTCTGTCGCTGCAGCCGGCAGAGGTTCTCTATGGCAGGTGA
- a CDS encoding pyridoxal phosphate-dependent aminotransferase translates to MVSAQMYELGTKKSTIRTIFEYGQKRAAEVGAENVFDFSLGNPNVPTPDFIRDAAVDILTHSDPMEVHGYTIAPGKPQVREILAADLKKRFGLEVAGKNLFLTAGAAASVTIVFKALTEAGDEFITIAPFFPEYRVFVEACGGRLVVVPAKTDDFQIDFTALEAAITPHTKAVVINSPNNPSGAVYSAETIRRLAELLRAKEVEFGHPIFIIADEPYREIVYDGLTVPCIPLIYENTIVCYSYSKSFSLPGERIGYIVVPDTAVDFARVYGAIAGAARVLTHVNAPSLWQLVIARCAGKAADLSTYAHNANLLYEGLSAAGFDCMRPQGAFYLFPKALEEDDAAFCTRAREFDLLLVPGADFGCPGYFRAAYCVRTAMIERALPRFQKLAKTYK, encoded by the coding sequence ATGGTTTCGGCGCAGATGTATGAGCTTGGTACGAAAAAATCCACGATCCGCACGATTTTTGAATACGGACAGAAACGTGCGGCGGAGGTCGGCGCGGAGAATGTCTTTGACTTCAGCCTCGGCAATCCGAACGTACCGACGCCCGATTTCATTCGGGATGCGGCGGTGGACATTCTGACGCACAGCGACCCGATGGAGGTGCACGGTTATACAATCGCCCCCGGCAAGCCGCAGGTGCGCGAGATCCTTGCCGCCGACCTCAAAAAGAGATTCGGACTGGAAGTCGCAGGGAAAAATCTCTTCCTCACGGCGGGGGCGGCGGCATCCGTGACAATCGTGTTCAAGGCACTGACGGAGGCGGGCGATGAGTTCATCACGATTGCACCGTTTTTCCCAGAGTACCGCGTTTTTGTCGAGGCGTGCGGGGGGAGGCTCGTCGTTGTGCCTGCAAAGACGGATGATTTTCAGATCGACTTCACGGCACTCGAAGCGGCAATCACGCCGCACACGAAAGCCGTTGTGATCAACTCGCCGAACAATCCGAGCGGCGCAGTCTACAGTGCGGAGACCATTCGGCGGCTTGCAGAGCTTTTACGTGCAAAGGAAGTGGAGTTCGGGCATCCGATCTTTATCATTGCGGATGAGCCGTACCGCGAGATCGTCTACGATGGACTGACCGTACCGTGTATTCCTCTCATCTACGAGAACACGATCGTCTGCTACTCCTACAGCAAGTCCTTTTCCCTGCCGGGCGAGCGCATCGGATACATTGTCGTGCCGGATACTGCTGTGGATTTTGCGCGTGTCTACGGTGCGATTGCGGGGGCGGCGCGTGTCCTTACGCACGTCAATGCACCTTCGCTCTGGCAGCTTGTCATTGCGCGGTGTGCGGGAAAGGCTGCCGATCTGAGCACATACGCACATAACGCAAATCTCCTCTATGAAGGATTGTCGGCGGCAGGGTTTGACTGTATGCGTCCGCAGGGGGCGTTCTATCTCTTTCCGAAGGCTCTTGAGGAGGATGATGCCGCATTCTGTACACGTGCGCGGGAGTTCGACCTGCTCCTCGTACCGGGCGCGGACTTCGGCTGTCCCGGCTATTTTCGCGCGGCATACTGTGTGCGTACGGCGATGATCGAACGTGCGCTGCCCCGGTTTCAAAAGTTGGCAAAAACCTACAAATAA
- a CDS encoding ABC transporter ATP-binding protein, with amino-acid sequence MSLLELRHVSKAYNEKVLALDDVNLKVEKGEWLAVMGPSGSGKSTLMNIIGCMDSATSGEVILDGDVLTDATPEELTRYRRDKIGIVFQQFHMIPYLTAVENIMVAQYYHSMPDRDEAMAALERVGLADRASHLPSQLSGGEQQRVCIARALINYPVLILADEPTGNLDEKNQKLVMKIFHELHDEGHTILTVTHSAEVGEEAQRCVIIEHGHMRERTAE; translated from the coding sequence ATGAGTTTGCTTGAACTGCGGCACGTCTCCAAGGCGTACAACGAGAAGGTGCTCGCTCTGGACGATGTCAATCTGAAGGTGGAAAAAGGCGAATGGCTCGCCGTTATGGGTCCCTCCGGCTCGGGAAAGTCCACGCTCATGAACATCATCGGCTGTATGGACAGCGCGACGAGCGGCGAGGTTATCCTCGACGGCGATGTGCTGACCGATGCGACGCCGGAGGAACTGACGCGCTACCGCCGTGACAAGATCGGCATTGTCTTTCAGCAGTTCCACATGATCCCGTACCTTACGGCGGTTGAAAACATCATGGTCGCCCAGTATTACCACAGTATGCCCGATCGTGACGAAGCGATGGCGGCGTTGGAGCGTGTCGGACTTGCCGACCGTGCGAGCCACCTGCCCAGTCAGCTCTCGGGCGGTGAGCAGCAGCGCGTCTGTATCGCGCGCGCCCTCATCAACTATCCCGTCCTCATCCTTGCGGATGAGCCGACGGGCAACCTCGACGAGAAGAACCAGAAGCTCGTCATGAAGATCTTCCATGAGCTGCACGATGAGGGACATACGATCCTCACCGTGACCCACTCCGCCGAGGTCGGCGAGGAGGCGCAGCGCTGCGTCATCATCGAACATGGGCATATGCGTGAAAGGACGGCGGAATGA
- a CDS encoding FTR1 family iron permease — translation MRKLFVFITALFLLLPAATTDAAQTWQQIHDRIGVQLDQVYEIYRTGNAEGAKDAVNDIYYGIYEKDGLESAVRSGISSKSANLTEYQFYTLKKAIRSGAPQSEVEAEGKKLLDMVQTEVTTLETKGVESGGWGMFLQAFLILLREGVEAILVLVGIIAYLGRAGHEKEISIVYNWGIAGIVASFISAYLFVAVLDNSSTTGSGREIIEGCTALFAVLVLLGTSAWMGGKSNAKAWKSYIDSQVKLTLSTGKSRALGFAVFLAVYREGAEVILFYQALFNNAIGDVDMIWGGFVAACAALALLFFLMQRGALRIPIGPFFKVTSAFMFALAVTFLGGGLKELQEADVISTSVIESIPVPSIDLLGLYPTYETVVPQLLLILAAVAAVSYRKRSAAAES, via the coding sequence ATGAGAAAACTCTTTGTATTTATCACGGCACTTTTTCTGCTCCTGCCGGCGGCAACTACGGACGCTGCGCAGACATGGCAGCAGATTCATGACCGCATCGGTGTCCAGCTGGATCAGGTCTATGAGATCTACCGGACGGGCAACGCCGAGGGGGCGAAGGATGCCGTCAACGATATTTACTACGGCATCTACGAAAAGGATGGTCTTGAGAGTGCGGTGCGCAGCGGGATCTCCTCGAAGAGTGCGAACCTCACGGAGTACCAGTTCTACACACTGAAAAAGGCGATCCGCTCGGGTGCGCCGCAGTCCGAGGTGGAAGCTGAGGGGAAAAAACTCCTCGATATGGTTCAGACGGAAGTGACGACCCTTGAAACCAAGGGGGTCGAGTCGGGCGGCTGGGGAATGTTCCTGCAGGCGTTCCTCATCCTTCTGCGTGAGGGCGTTGAAGCGATCCTCGTGCTTGTCGGCATCATCGCCTATCTCGGACGCGCCGGGCACGAGAAGGAAATCTCCATTGTCTACAACTGGGGGATTGCCGGCATCGTGGCGAGCTTTATCTCGGCATATCTCTTCGTCGCCGTGCTCGACAACTCGTCGACGACGGGATCGGGGCGTGAGATCATTGAGGGCTGTACCGCACTCTTTGCCGTACTCGTCCTTCTCGGTACATCCGCATGGATGGGCGGCAAGTCGAATGCAAAGGCGTGGAAGTCCTACATCGACAGTCAGGTGAAGCTGACGCTCTCGACGGGCAAATCCCGCGCGCTCGGCTTTGCGGTATTCCTCGCTGTCTACCGCGAGGGGGCGGAGGTCATTCTCTTCTATCAGGCACTCTTCAACAACGCCATCGGTGATGTCGATATGATCTGGGGCGGCTTTGTCGCTGCGTGTGCGGCGCTTGCCCTGCTCTTCTTCCTCATGCAGCGCGGCGCACTGCGCATCCCGATCGGTCCGTTCTTCAAGGTGACGAGCGCGTTCATGTTTGCGCTCGCGGTTACATTCCTTGGCGGCGGGCTCAAGGAATTGCAGGAGGCGGATGTGATCTCCACCTCGGTCATTGAGAGTATCCCTGTTCCGAGCATTGATTTGCTCGGCCTTTATCCCACCTATGAAACCGTTGTGCCGCAGCTTTTGCTGATTCTCGCGGCTGTCGCAGCGGTATCATATAGAAAGCGCTCTGCTGCGGCAGAGTCGTAA